Proteins from a genomic interval of Syngnathus typhle isolate RoL2023-S1 ecotype Sweden unplaced genomic scaffold, RoL_Styp_1.0 HiC_scaffold_270, whole genome shotgun sequence:
- the LOC133149174 gene encoding maltase-glucoamylase-like isoform X2 gives MQVGAFYPFSRNHNAQGYKPQDPAAYGAGSLLVESSKHYLRIRYTLLPYLYTLFFKASTTGETVVRPLMHEFYSDKATWDVDRQFLWGKHLLITPVLDPGVVMLDAYIPDALWYDYETMKPLAERRQKIKLHLPGDKLGLHIRGGAVLPTQKAAVTTTYSRRNPMGLIIALDDKAQAAGELFWDDGDSRDTVKKGNYIHYKFTVLHVLFIRRLSLTLGETYLVRWEVVQEEYQRVDCHPEEHADEAKCKGRGCIWKTSNIDRVPWCYYPKDYGYHVRLNEGTMSGFWVEIIRNKRYQSRAHSESRDIDILHVQVTYHSSSMLQFKIWDPATDRYEVPVPLSVPTVPNTNEDERLYKVLYKSDPFGIQVIRKSTGTTIWDSAVPGFTFTDMFIQVSTRLSSKYIYGFGETEHSTYKHDLNYHTWGMFAKDQPPGYKMNCYGVHPFYMGLETTTDAHGVLLLNSNAMDVTFQPMPALTYRTVGGILDFYMVLGPTPENVVQQYTALIGRPVLPAYWSLGFQLCRYGYANDKEIADLYTQMRAAGIPYDVQYADIDYMKQQLDFVLDPEFAGLPSLVNDMRKEGMRFIFILDPAISGNETNYPAYDRGKAADVFIKWPKKLSDDIVWGKVWPDYPNVAVNESLDWDTQVELYRAYTAFPDFFRNATAKWWHQEIMDFYQTTIKFDGLWIDMNEPASFVHGTVGGQCLGDPLLEKPLYMPFLESKHLGLNHKTLCMNSEQILSDGTPVRHYDVHSLYGWSHTKPTYDALLNVTGRRGIVVTRSTYPSSGKWAGHWLGDNNASWDQLYKSIIGMMEFSLFGIPYTGADICGFFNTAKYEMCLRWMQLGAFYPYSRNHNGKGNPRQDPVAWNSTFAEASRKVLNIRYTLLPYLYTLMYEAHTEGNTVVRPLLHEFTKERTTWDIHKQFLWGPALLITPALDPGATQVEAYVPDARWYDYHTAKDVKVRGKKVWMNTPMDHINLHIRGGYILPWQKPENTTYYSRKNPLGLIVALSDNGTAQGLFFWDDGDGIDTVEKRQYLLTSYAVKSNTLSGRILHSGLFEADHLILGIVKVWGISTTITEVTLTDVTETVHPLTPQYNADAQELIIDATAISVRVDQGFTITWRASV, from the exons GGCGTGGTTATGTTGGACGCATATATCCCAGACGCTTTGTGGTATGACTATGAGACG ATGAAACCATTGGCAGAGCGCAGACAAAAAATTAAGCTGCATCTACCGGGTGACAAGCTTGGTTTACATATAAGAGGCGGTGCTGTTCTCCCCACGCAGAAAGCAGCTGTCACCACCACATACAG TCGACGCAATCCAATGGGTCTGATTATTGCTCTTGATGACAAAGCCCAGGCTGCAGGGGAGCTTTTCTGGGATGATGGAGATTCCAGAG acaCTGTTAAAAAAGGaaactacatccactacaaatTTACTGTTCTCCAT GTGCTGTTCATACGACGCTTGTCTTTAACTCTGGGGGAGACGTATCTTGTGCGTTGGGAGGTGGTGCAAGAGGAGTACCAGCGTGTTGACTGCCACCCCGAGGAGCATGCGGATGAGGCAAAGTGCAAGGGCCGAGGATGCATCTGGAAG ACAAGCAACATTGACCGGGTTCCATGGTGCTACTATCCAAAAGACTATGGATATCATGTCAGATTAAATGAAGGAACCATGTCTGGCTTTTGGGTTGAAATCATTCGGAACAAAAGGTACCAGAGCAGGGCCCACTCGGAGTCTCGTGACATTGACATCCTCCATGTTCAGGTCACCTACCACAGCAGTAGCATGCTGCAGTTCAAG ATCTGGGACCCGGCCACTGATCGTTATGAGGTTCCAGTTCCGCTCTCTGTCCCAACTGTTCCAAATACTAATGAGGACGAACGGCTTTACAAAGTCCTTTATAAAAGTGATCCATTTGGGATCCAGGTCATACGGAAAAGCACTGGGACCACAAT CTGGGACTCAGCTGTGCCAGGTTTTACCTTCACAGACATGTTTATTCAAGTATCAACACGTCTCTCATCCAAGTATATTTACGGCTTTGGTGAGACCGAACATTCAACATACAAACATGACCTGAACTATCACACCTGGGGTATGTTCGCCAAAGACCAGCCTCCTGGA TACAAGATGAACTGCTATGGAGTCCATCCATTCTATATGGGCCTCGAGACCACTACTGATGCTCATGGTGTGCTGCTGCTAAACAGCAATGCAATGG ATGTGACTTTTCAACCTATGCCAGCTTTAACCTACCGAACTGTGGGAGGCATCCTAGATTTCTACATGGTCCTAGGACCTACACCTGAGAATGTTGTCCAGCAGTACACTGCT CTGATTGGAAGACCTGTTCTACCTGCTTATTGGTCCCTCGGATTTCAGCTATGTCGGTATGGATATGCTAATGACAAGGAGATAGCAGATCTATACACACAAATGAGGGCAGCGGGTATTCCCTAC GACGTGCAGTATGCAGATATTGATTACATGAAACAGCAGCTTGACTTTGTCCTGGACCCAGAGTTTGCTGGACTACCTTCCCTGGTTAATGACATGAGAAAAGAGGGCATGAGGTTCATCTTCATTCTG GACCCAGCCATTTCGGGCAATGAGACCAATTATCCTGCCTATGATAGGGGTAAGGCCGCAGATGTCTTCATTAAATGGCCGAAAAAACTTAGCGATGACATCGTGTGGGGAAAG GTTTGGCCTGATTACCCAAATGTTGCAGTAAATGAGTCTCTGGACTGGGACACTCAAGTAGAG CTCTATAGGGCTTACACTGCCTTCCCTGACTTCTTCCGTAATGCAACGGCAAAGTGGTGGCATCAAGAGATCATGGATTTCTATCAGACAACTATCAAATTTGATGGCCTGTGGATT GACATGAATGAACCTGCCAGTTTTGTGCATGGCACAGTGGGGGGGCAGTGTCTGGGTGACCCTCTGCTTGAGAAGCCTCTATATATGCCAT TCTTGGAATCTAAACATCTTGGATTAAATCATAAGACTCTGTGCATGAACAGCGAACAGATCCTCAGTGACGGGACACCAGTCAGGCACTATGATGTCCACAGCCTCTATGGCTGGTCCCACACAAAGCCTACTTATGA CGCCTTGTTGAATGTGACTGGTAGACGAGGTATAGTGGTGACAAGGTCCACTTACCCCTCCAGTGGAAAATGGGCTGGGCATTGGCTAGGTGACAACAATGCCAGTTGGGACCAGTTGTATAAATCCATAATAG GTATGATGGAGTTCAGTCTGTTTGGCATCCCGTAT ACTGGGGCAGACATATGCGGGTTCTTCAATACAGCTAAGTATGAGATGTGCCTTCGCTGGATGCAGCTGGGTGCCTTCTATCCATATTCACGAAACCATAACGGCAAGGGCAACCCG aGACAAGATCCTGTTGCCTGGAACTCCACTTTTGCAGAGGCATCTCGGAAAGTCCTGAACATTCGTTACACACTTCTGCCATACCTGTACACACTCATGTATGAGGCTCATACAGAAGGAAACACGGTTGTCAGACCACTTTTGCATga GTTTACGAAGGAGAGAACTACTTGGGATATTCACAAACAATTTCTCTGGGGACCTGCTCTTCTTATCACTCCGGCCCTTGATCCG GGAGCTACACAAGTTGAAGCCTATGTTCCTGATGCACGCTGGTATGATTATCATACG GCCAAAGATGTCAAAGTGCGTGGCAAAAAGGTCTGGATGAACACACCAATGGACCATATCAATCTACACATCAGAGGAGGATACATCTTACCTTGGCAAAAACCAGAGAACACAACATACTACAG CCGAAAGAATCCTTTGGGACTGATCGTTGCCCTAAGTGACAATGGGACTGCTCAAGGATTGTTCTTCTGGGATGACGGTGATGGAATAG ACACGGTTGAAAAAAGACAATATCTACTGACCTCATATGCTGTGAAATCG AACACTTTGTCAGGTAGAATTCTCCACAGCGGCTTGTTTGAAGCCGACCATTTGATCCTTGGCATAGTGAAAGTCTGGGGGATCAGCACGACTATCACAGAGGTGACTCTTACGGATGTGACTGAAACAGTACATCCTCTGACACCTCAGTATAATGCTGATGCTCAG GAGCTGATTATAGATGCAACTGCAATTTCAGTCCGTGTGGATCAAGGATTTACCATTACATGGAGGGCCAGTGTCTAA
- the LOC133149174 gene encoding maltase-glucoamylase-like isoform X1, translated as MQVGAFYPFSRNHNAQGYKPQDPAAYGAGSLLVESSKHYLRIRYTLLPYLYTLFFKASTTGETVVRPLMHEFYSDKATWDVDRQFLWGKHLLITPVLDPGVVMLDAYIPDALWYDYETMKPLAERRQKIKLHLPGDKLGLHIRGGAVLPTQKAAVTTTYSRRNPMGLIIALDDKAQAAGELFWDDGDSRDTVKKGNYIHYKFTVLHGVLTMQVMHAGYRDPNNLHFENITILGVPHPLVSASVTHVGSGSHGNSTTIVPDSSIEHDATKEVLFIRRLSLTLGETYLVRWEVVQEEYQRVDCHPEEHADEAKCKGRGCIWKTSNIDRVPWCYYPKDYGYHVRLNEGTMSGFWVEIIRNKRYQSRAHSESRDIDILHVQVTYHSSSMLQFKIWDPATDRYEVPVPLSVPTVPNTNEDERLYKVLYKSDPFGIQVIRKSTGTTIWDSAVPGFTFTDMFIQVSTRLSSKYIYGFGETEHSTYKHDLNYHTWGMFAKDQPPGYKMNCYGVHPFYMGLETTTDAHGVLLLNSNAMDVTFQPMPALTYRTVGGILDFYMVLGPTPENVVQQYTALIGRPVLPAYWSLGFQLCRYGYANDKEIADLYTQMRAAGIPYDVQYADIDYMKQQLDFVLDPEFAGLPSLVNDMRKEGMRFIFILDPAISGNETNYPAYDRGKAADVFIKWPKKLSDDIVWGKVWPDYPNVAVNESLDWDTQVELYRAYTAFPDFFRNATAKWWHQEIMDFYQTTIKFDGLWIDMNEPASFVHGTVGGQCLGDPLLEKPLYMPFLESKHLGLNHKTLCMNSEQILSDGTPVRHYDVHSLYGWSHTKPTYDALLNVTGRRGIVVTRSTYPSSGKWAGHWLGDNNASWDQLYKSIIGMMEFSLFGIPYTGADICGFFNTAKYEMCLRWMQLGAFYPYSRNHNGKGNPRQDPVAWNSTFAEASRKVLNIRYTLLPYLYTLMYEAHTEGNTVVRPLLHEFTKERTTWDIHKQFLWGPALLITPALDPGATQVEAYVPDARWYDYHTAKDVKVRGKKVWMNTPMDHINLHIRGGYILPWQKPENTTYYSRKNPLGLIVALSDNGTAQGLFFWDDGDGIDTVEKRQYLLTSYAVKSNTLSGRILHSGLFEADHLILGIVKVWGISTTITEVTLTDVTETVHPLTPQYNADAQELIIDATAISVRVDQGFTITWRASV; from the exons GGCGTGGTTATGTTGGACGCATATATCCCAGACGCTTTGTGGTATGACTATGAGACG ATGAAACCATTGGCAGAGCGCAGACAAAAAATTAAGCTGCATCTACCGGGTGACAAGCTTGGTTTACATATAAGAGGCGGTGCTGTTCTCCCCACGCAGAAAGCAGCTGTCACCACCACATACAG TCGACGCAATCCAATGGGTCTGATTATTGCTCTTGATGACAAAGCCCAGGCTGCAGGGGAGCTTTTCTGGGATGATGGAGATTCCAGAG acaCTGTTAAAAAAGGaaactacatccactacaaatTTACTGTTCTCCAT GGGGTACTCACCATGCAGGTGATGCATGCTGGCTACAGGGATCCCAACAACCTACATTTTGAAAACATCACAATCTTAGGGGTTCCCCATCCTCTTGTGTCTGCCTCTGTGACACACGTGGGCTCTGGGTCACATGGAAACTCTACGACCATTGTTCCAGATTCCAGCATAGAGCATGATGCAACCAAGGAG GTGCTGTTCATACGACGCTTGTCTTTAACTCTGGGGGAGACGTATCTTGTGCGTTGGGAGGTGGTGCAAGAGGAGTACCAGCGTGTTGACTGCCACCCCGAGGAGCATGCGGATGAGGCAAAGTGCAAGGGCCGAGGATGCATCTGGAAG ACAAGCAACATTGACCGGGTTCCATGGTGCTACTATCCAAAAGACTATGGATATCATGTCAGATTAAATGAAGGAACCATGTCTGGCTTTTGGGTTGAAATCATTCGGAACAAAAGGTACCAGAGCAGGGCCCACTCGGAGTCTCGTGACATTGACATCCTCCATGTTCAGGTCACCTACCACAGCAGTAGCATGCTGCAGTTCAAG ATCTGGGACCCGGCCACTGATCGTTATGAGGTTCCAGTTCCGCTCTCTGTCCCAACTGTTCCAAATACTAATGAGGACGAACGGCTTTACAAAGTCCTTTATAAAAGTGATCCATTTGGGATCCAGGTCATACGGAAAAGCACTGGGACCACAAT CTGGGACTCAGCTGTGCCAGGTTTTACCTTCACAGACATGTTTATTCAAGTATCAACACGTCTCTCATCCAAGTATATTTACGGCTTTGGTGAGACCGAACATTCAACATACAAACATGACCTGAACTATCACACCTGGGGTATGTTCGCCAAAGACCAGCCTCCTGGA TACAAGATGAACTGCTATGGAGTCCATCCATTCTATATGGGCCTCGAGACCACTACTGATGCTCATGGTGTGCTGCTGCTAAACAGCAATGCAATGG ATGTGACTTTTCAACCTATGCCAGCTTTAACCTACCGAACTGTGGGAGGCATCCTAGATTTCTACATGGTCCTAGGACCTACACCTGAGAATGTTGTCCAGCAGTACACTGCT CTGATTGGAAGACCTGTTCTACCTGCTTATTGGTCCCTCGGATTTCAGCTATGTCGGTATGGATATGCTAATGACAAGGAGATAGCAGATCTATACACACAAATGAGGGCAGCGGGTATTCCCTAC GACGTGCAGTATGCAGATATTGATTACATGAAACAGCAGCTTGACTTTGTCCTGGACCCAGAGTTTGCTGGACTACCTTCCCTGGTTAATGACATGAGAAAAGAGGGCATGAGGTTCATCTTCATTCTG GACCCAGCCATTTCGGGCAATGAGACCAATTATCCTGCCTATGATAGGGGTAAGGCCGCAGATGTCTTCATTAAATGGCCGAAAAAACTTAGCGATGACATCGTGTGGGGAAAG GTTTGGCCTGATTACCCAAATGTTGCAGTAAATGAGTCTCTGGACTGGGACACTCAAGTAGAG CTCTATAGGGCTTACACTGCCTTCCCTGACTTCTTCCGTAATGCAACGGCAAAGTGGTGGCATCAAGAGATCATGGATTTCTATCAGACAACTATCAAATTTGATGGCCTGTGGATT GACATGAATGAACCTGCCAGTTTTGTGCATGGCACAGTGGGGGGGCAGTGTCTGGGTGACCCTCTGCTTGAGAAGCCTCTATATATGCCAT TCTTGGAATCTAAACATCTTGGATTAAATCATAAGACTCTGTGCATGAACAGCGAACAGATCCTCAGTGACGGGACACCAGTCAGGCACTATGATGTCCACAGCCTCTATGGCTGGTCCCACACAAAGCCTACTTATGA CGCCTTGTTGAATGTGACTGGTAGACGAGGTATAGTGGTGACAAGGTCCACTTACCCCTCCAGTGGAAAATGGGCTGGGCATTGGCTAGGTGACAACAATGCCAGTTGGGACCAGTTGTATAAATCCATAATAG GTATGATGGAGTTCAGTCTGTTTGGCATCCCGTAT ACTGGGGCAGACATATGCGGGTTCTTCAATACAGCTAAGTATGAGATGTGCCTTCGCTGGATGCAGCTGGGTGCCTTCTATCCATATTCACGAAACCATAACGGCAAGGGCAACCCG aGACAAGATCCTGTTGCCTGGAACTCCACTTTTGCAGAGGCATCTCGGAAAGTCCTGAACATTCGTTACACACTTCTGCCATACCTGTACACACTCATGTATGAGGCTCATACAGAAGGAAACACGGTTGTCAGACCACTTTTGCATga GTTTACGAAGGAGAGAACTACTTGGGATATTCACAAACAATTTCTCTGGGGACCTGCTCTTCTTATCACTCCGGCCCTTGATCCG GGAGCTACACAAGTTGAAGCCTATGTTCCTGATGCACGCTGGTATGATTATCATACG GCCAAAGATGTCAAAGTGCGTGGCAAAAAGGTCTGGATGAACACACCAATGGACCATATCAATCTACACATCAGAGGAGGATACATCTTACCTTGGCAAAAACCAGAGAACACAACATACTACAG CCGAAAGAATCCTTTGGGACTGATCGTTGCCCTAAGTGACAATGGGACTGCTCAAGGATTGTTCTTCTGGGATGACGGTGATGGAATAG ACACGGTTGAAAAAAGACAATATCTACTGACCTCATATGCTGTGAAATCG AACACTTTGTCAGGTAGAATTCTCCACAGCGGCTTGTTTGAAGCCGACCATTTGATCCTTGGCATAGTGAAAGTCTGGGGGATCAGCACGACTATCACAGAGGTGACTCTTACGGATGTGACTGAAACAGTACATCCTCTGACACCTCAGTATAATGCTGATGCTCAG GAGCTGATTATAGATGCAACTGCAATTTCAGTCCGTGTGGATCAAGGATTTACCATTACATGGAGGGCCAGTGTCTAA